A segment of the Mastacembelus armatus chromosome 7, fMasArm1.2, whole genome shotgun sequence genome:
TGTGCAAATATTCATTATGTGTTAATTGTTAAGATTATAACACCGCTATGTTATGGTTTGTTGATCAGTGAGGTCTAATATTTTAGATTCTGTGGTAGCACTACTATACTTTTCTGTATCCTTCTTTTAACTTCGGTGCAGGAgccaaatatgtaaatatgtcgTTTTCATGACGTTTGTGCCTATGGCGTGTTGCGTAAAACGGTTAAATAGTCTTTCACTTATCGACTTGTCAGCCGAGTATTCACAACAGCCTATAGTGTTAAGGTGGCTGAGTGTAACCTGTAGTTGAATGATTGGTGCCAGTGCTGACTCTGCTAGCACGCAAAGCGGCGAGGATCACTCCTGTAAGCTTATTGTTTCTGGGATCTGTCCAGAGCGCAGCTGAAACGACCCTTGTGTTTCTCTTCTATTGTCGTCGTTTTTAACTAAATTCACTGTCATCAAAAATTTAGTCTGGATCAGAAAGAACTGAGTAGGTCACATGTTCAAACCGCTCAGCATCCTTAGGTCTGCGTCCTTCTGCACCACTGTCTGATCTCTCACTGGGTTGTTGATGCAGTCAGGCATCCTATTAGACAGAATAGTATTTATTTATCCGTCTATCTGACTGCTACATTACTTTCTGCTGTTAAAGTTTGCACTGAGCTCATGTTGTGATTGTGACCTGGGTGTTTTGTGGCAAAACTAATATCTCCTGTTTGTTTAAATGCCTCACAATAAGTGGCCCGTTAAACTgctttaataatattaatagcGGACAGCAGAGAAGCAGACACGGCTGGGCTGCGTAACAGTTTGCGTTGCAATTATCACGTTATGATTGAAACTGGGAGCAGACCTGCGCTCTTCCCGAGTTAATTAAAACGCCCCCCTGATTGGACGGGCGGATAATCCCGACGGGCCTCGTGCTCCTACTAACttgagagcagagcagagcgcGAGCCACAGTCTGCCCACGGCGAGGGAGGGCAAGAAAGACGCGCGAGAGGAAACCGACTCTACCAAAGGGGGACACGAGCGCTCCGGTCTCACCGAGCACAATTAGAGAAGTGTTGGTGAACGTGGGCTATGCGCGCGACAAGGGGGGAGCGCAGTGTACAGAGGAGGTGAATGCATGTAGAGCTTCAGATTCACAACCTCCTTCTTGAAGAGTCATTGCGCTGACAGAGGAAACGAGTGAGGGAAGAGAAGAACTCCTAGAAACCAGCGACTCTTGGACAGAACTGCGTGAGTACAACCTTCAATCTTCACGACCAACGataggacagagagaaaataaaacacggAAGAGTTGACTTTTCCTGGCCACAATCTGCTCtggaagagaaaatgaatgtcAGCGAAGAGAACCTGCTCAAGTCCATCAGCAACGACGCGCTCCTCGACCTGACGCAGCGCTACGGGCAGTCAGCCTTCGGGTTTGGCGCTGGCCATGGTGCTGGAAGCCCCGGCCGGTACCCGCTCACGCCGGCCACCGACTTCCTCTCCGGACAGACTGCGAAGTCCAACGAGAGCGGCGGGGAGCACACTAGCGACGACGAGGACGGCTTCGATTCGTTAGAATCCCGGAAGAGGGGCTCGTCGTTTGGGGACGACAAACCCGGGGGGCCCCTCGCCAAGAAGTCCAAGGAGCAGCGGTCCCTGCGGCTCAGCATCAACGCCcgtgagaggaggaggatgcatGACCTGAACGACGCACTGGACGGCCTGCGCGCCGTTATTCCCTACGCCCACAGCCCGTCGGTGAGAAAACTCTCCAAAATAGCCACACTCCTCCTGGCCAAGAACTATATCCTCATGCAGGCTCAGGCTCTGGAGGAGATGAGGCGGTTGGTGGCGTATCTGAACCAGGGACAGACCATAACCTCACCAGTCCCCACCGCTCTGGCGCCCTTTGGACAGGCTGCCGTCTACCCTTTCTCGGGCTCTGCTCTGGCCACCTGTGCCGAAAAGTGCACCACTTATTCCGGGACACCGTCGACTCTCTTCAAACACTGTAACGACAAGCCTTGATTTGGTTTAATTCTTTCCTGAACTTTTACCTATACTGCACCCATGTCGGTCTATCTCCCACTctagttatttttaaatcactCTGTGGAAAATAAACGATTTTAGTCTAATGCATAATGTTAAGATATGGTTAAGTCATTATACTGCAGTGTTTCATCCAGATTTTACAAACCACATGGAAAACACGCTGTTTAGGCCTTTTATAGGATGAACTGAAAAAACCCTGTTACTTTCGCTTATACACAGACTCTACAGGCCatgtccaaattgtaagtttggGTAAATTATAGGGATATTCTGTTATCAGTTCTTATTTGTAATCTATGCAACATTCAATACCAACAACAAAAGTAGAAATGCCAAGACGTCTGCCCTAATCTCGACATTTGGATTCATTACAGCTATTAAGAAAGGACTTTGACTGACTGTACTGATGCTGTGGGGGGGAAATCAATTGTGATGTTggctgatatatttttaaaacgatgtgttttcttttaagttatTGCACATCTCACATGATTGTATTGTCCAACTGTGGAAAATCACTTGCTCTAAACCCGGCTATACTAATGGTTATATAACTGCAGCCTATACACCCAAGAAGCGTTTTGGTTGTGTTGCAACATGGATTTCATATATTGTTTATATGTCTTTATAATTAAAACACATATCTATGCTTGGACCCAGTTTCCTTCATTTCAACAACCTAAACATGTACGGTTTTCGAAGCAGTTCTCACATTTAGCACTAATTTGATATCACATTTATATAATAATGACGAaacgataaaaaaaaataaattatttattttcacttttttgcagTGTAGGTATTGGTTATACCCAGTtgaaaactgttatttttaaagGCAGGCTTAAAAAAACGTTGTATTCAGATtgattaaaatatgaaaattattAGTCAAACGTAACCCTTCAtggacaaatataaatacaggGACAAGCTCTCACGCTGCTAAAATCATATCCAGTTCCAGCCTCCGAGTGGTCGTCCTAAAATGAGTTGGCAACTTTCTTTTCGTGCATGAGAAACCTCTGACATGAAGAAATAGGTCTAAACGAGCTCGCTGGGGCTGGTGGGGCCCGTTTGGCACGCAGTGGGGTCGGTGGCGCTGAAGGGAATGGCGCAAAAGCCGCCCGGGGCATCCAGGACCTGTCTCTGGGTATTTGGGTGATTGCAGGCTTCCTGGGCGGGCTCTTATACCCTGGACAGCTATTAACACGATTTCAGCTCCTGTCTCCATGCTCGACTTAATTCAGTCAAAATTGCAGGGCCAGTTTCCTTTTTCCAGGTGGGGGGAGTGGATGGTTTTAGAAAAGCGTCTGAAAATGAGCGTTTAAAGTGGGCACAGAGTGGTCATGTATACATCTTTGTGTATTTCTCtgtatttgatttgatttttatgaCAGCGACTAAAATGACCACTTTCTTTTGTTCATACAATGTTGTTAACCTGCGGGTTGAAATACTGATGTAGTTGCTATATTGTGACCCTTTTGAGTGAATGATTATATGTATGTTTGCATGAAAATATAACTTGTCAAAATTATATATGCTTTGTGTAACTGCAGCTTGAAAATATACACAGAAGATGGAGGAATGATTTTCCATTATTGAATTCAATTAAGTTGCCATTACACTGATTTCTTAAACAGTCCaccagtggttttttttttttattttatttttttttaacagcagagCCATTGGACAAAGCTGAATGAGTTTATGATTAACAGCATGAATCTTTTATATTATTCTTTAAACACaccaaaaaaggaaatgatTACTTTTAGTTCCACAGGTGTTTCTACTTTGTCAACATATCTTCCatactttttctgtttctctacaTCACACCAGACATTTAGATCAGGCCAGTCAATTTATGCTAGACAGAGAGGGGCTAAGAAATCTACTCCAGTCTTGTTCTTACAGTTTAGCTGCATGTCACAACAACAGGCCACTCATGGCATTTTAAATTGGCCCTCTGATGCCATCTCGTTTGAGGCCCCAAGAGACAGTCAGGGCAGCACGGATGAAATGTGACAAATGCTGCCGATTACGTGAGGACTCGGGCCCTGTTCTCCATCAGTGTCTGTACAGCCTAATTGCCATAAATGAACTGGTTGCCTTTTTGCATGGATGGTTGTGGTCTCCCCCACCCACCCGTAATCCTCTAATGTCACGCTGCTGAGCTATATGTTTTATTGTGCCACCTTATTATCTTAATGGCCATCAGTGTGCATGCTGGCAGTCTATCGTGTATGGCATTTAGGCTCTATCTGTGCATTTAGACAGATATGAGATTTTACTGGTCACATGGTGTTTTTTTGGCCCTTTAGTCCATCAGCAATCGATGGCGTGTACATAAAATCTCAACCTATTATTGTCCTTTTCTACACTGATGCTTTTAGTTTAGGGCCATGTAAGCTACTTTTTCTTCATGTatcttcctttttctctgcaACATATTTACATAATATCCTTAAAATATGGGTTGTACATTCTTAAGGCCTGTAGTAATGTACCCAGTTAATCTAATTTAGGAAATGATAGTCAT
Coding sequences within it:
- the bhlhe23 gene encoding class E basic helix-loop-helix protein 23, giving the protein MNVSEENLLKSISNDALLDLTQRYGQSAFGFGAGHGAGSPGRYPLTPATDFLSGQTAKSNESGGEHTSDDEDGFDSLESRKRGSSFGDDKPGGPLAKKSKEQRSLRLSINARERRRMHDLNDALDGLRAVIPYAHSPSVRKLSKIATLLLAKNYILMQAQALEEMRRLVAYLNQGQTITSPVPTALAPFGQAAVYPFSGSALATCAEKCTTYSGTPSTLFKHCNDKP